Sequence from the Bacillus thermozeamaize genome:
CAACCCACCCCCTTCCTCATTTAATCCTCTGGAGGTGGTTAAACTTGGATACTGTGGGCCTTTTTTATGTTGGAGCTGTCCTCTTCATTAATGGGTTAATGTTGCTGGAACGTGTGGATGCCAAGAGTGCAGCGATATTTAATCTTTTTGTTGGTGCCCTGCAAACGATAACACCCCTGTATCTCATTATGACAGCAGGTGAGAACCCCTGGCTAATCTTTAGTGCTAGCGGCATTTTGCTTTTCGGTTTCACATATCTCTACGTCGGTATTGTTACTTTACTAAACATAGATACGAATGGAATTGGCTGGTATTCCTTATGGGTTGCAATCGCCGCATGTAGTCATGCAGGTGTTAACATGATTTACTTAAAAAACATAAAATTCGGGATTATTTGGCTAATGTGGGCCTTTCTGTGGTTATTGTTCTTTCTATTACTTGGCTTAAAAAAAGATATCAGAAGATTTACAGGTTGGGTAACGTTGATCATAAGCTGGTTCACTGCAACCATTCCGGCATTTTTAATATTAATTAATGCCTGGGATATCGTCTCGAATGCCTTGTTCGCAGTGTTTGCCCTTTTACTGGTGATATGGTTTGTATATTTATATTTTAAACGGGGAACTGATTCCAAGAAACCATCTATGAGGTACAATGCTCCCACAGGCTGATACACGTGAGAAAAAATTATGCCCGAGTTTCAAAAGTTCTTTGCAAAAGCAATTTTGTAACGAAGTGAATTCCTAACAAGTATAAGAAACAAGGAAATTCCCAGATAAAAATCATGTTTTTTATAAACAAAAAGCCGGAACACTCCATTTCGGAGCAAATCCGGCTTCTTTTTACGTATCCATATATAGGTACGCGCATACCACCCTGAATATGGCACACGCATCCTCTTTCAACAAACACTTCCTGCCGTCACCTGGTGCTTGTTAGGCAAACCAGAACGTACAGGCAACCAGACCGGTGTTACCATAGCCGGCCTT
This genomic interval carries:
- a CDS encoding transporter, with translation MLLERVDAKSAAIFNLFVGALQTITPLYLIMTAGENPWLIFSASGILLFGFTYLYVGIVTLLNIDTNGIGWYSLWVAIAACSHAGVNMIYLKNIKFGIIWLMWAFLWLLFFLLLGLKKDIRRFTGWVTLIISWFTATIPAFLILINAWDIVSNALFAVFALLLVIWFVYLYFKRGTDSKKPSMRYNAPTG